In one window of Thermus aquaticus DNA:
- a CDS encoding electron transfer flavoprotein subunit beta/FixA family protein → MKFVAVIRQVPDGESRLRIQEGRVDLSGATLILDQMDEYAVEEALRLKEKHGGEAIVVGFGPERAEEAIRTALAMGMDRGVHVVFEGFADPVAVAEALVPVLQEEAPTLVLTGGQQADWDSQALGAALAEGLGVPVVAWTTVIELEGDTARAKHDLDEGAEWVRVRLPALFTTQQGLNEPRYPTLPGIMKAKKKEVRKVQAEVRPKVVLLSEEIQEKARLGRILDGKDPVAAAEELVRLLHEEAKVI, encoded by the coding sequence ATGAAGTTTGTAGCGGTGATCCGACAGGTTCCAGACGGGGAAAGCCGGCTCAGGATCCAGGAGGGCAGGGTGGACCTCTCCGGGGCCACCCTGATCCTGGACCAGATGGACGAGTACGCAGTGGAGGAAGCCCTCCGCCTCAAGGAGAAGCACGGCGGGGAGGCCATCGTGGTGGGGTTCGGCCCCGAGCGCGCCGAGGAGGCCATCCGCACCGCCTTGGCCATGGGCATGGACCGGGGGGTCCACGTGGTCTTTGAGGGCTTCGCCGACCCGGTGGCGGTGGCCGAGGCCCTAGTCCCGGTGCTGCAGGAGGAGGCTCCCACCCTGGTCCTCACCGGGGGACAGCAGGCGGACTGGGATAGCCAAGCCCTAGGGGCAGCCCTGGCCGAGGGCCTGGGGGTGCCCGTGGTGGCCTGGACCACGGTCATAGAGCTGGAAGGAGATACGGCCAGGGCCAAGCACGACCTGGACGAGGGAGCCGAGTGGGTGCGGGTGCGGCTTCCCGCCCTCTTCACCACCCAGCAGGGCCTCAACGAGCCCCGCTACCCCACCCTGCCCGGCATCATGAAGGCCAAGAAAAAGGAGGTCCGCAAGGTCCAGGCTGAGGTTAGGCCCAAGGTGGTCCTCCTCTCCGAGGAGATCCAGGAGAAGGCGCGTTTGGGCAGGATTCTGGACGGCAAGGACCCGGTGGCGGCAGCGGAGGAGCTGGTCCGGCTTCTTCACGAAGAGGCCAAGGTCATCTAG
- a CDS encoding HTH domain-containing protein encodes MPRPDRFRKAVVALLKEAGRPMHYAEIGRHLKETGLWAEVREPEKIAKVRLSALARWERSPVVALGEGLYALREEGGTRPEP; translated from the coding sequence GTGCCCAGGCCGGACCGCTTCCGCAAAGCCGTGGTGGCCCTCCTCAAGGAGGCGGGCCGCCCCATGCACTACGCCGAGATCGGCCGCCACCTGAAGGAGACGGGCCTATGGGCAGAGGTGCGGGAGCCGGAGAAGATCGCCAAGGTGCGCCTCTCGGCCCTGGCCCGCTGGGAGCGGAGCCCGGTGGTGGCCCTGGGCGAGGGCCTTTACGCCCTCAGGGAAGAAGGCGGTACGAGGCCAGAACCTTGA
- a CDS encoding acyl-CoA dehydrogenase family protein gives MPIDFSLTEEQKQLQALARRFAKEVIMPVAREYDEKEEVPWPIIEKLHEVGLLNAIIPEEYGGMGLKMLDEVIVGEELAYACMDIYTIPMASDLGITPVLLAGSEEQKARFLRPLTEKPALAAFALSEPGNGSDAAALKTRAVRQGDHYVLNGTKMWISNGGEAEWVVVFATLNPELRHKGVVALVVEKGTPGFRAVKIHGKMGQRASGTYELVFEDVKVPVENRLGEEGEGFKIAMQTLNKTRIPVAAGSVGVARRALDEAKKYAKEREAFGRPIAEFQAIQFKLADMLMGIETARAYTYYAAWLADQGLPHAHASAIAKAYASEVAFEAANQAIQIHGGYGYVREFPVEKLLRDVKLNQIYEGTNEIQRLIIARHVLSE, from the coding sequence ATGCCCATAGACTTCAGCCTCACGGAGGAGCAGAAGCAGCTCCAGGCCCTGGCCCGGCGCTTCGCCAAAGAGGTCATCATGCCCGTGGCCCGGGAATACGATGAGAAGGAGGAGGTCCCCTGGCCCATCATAGAGAAGCTCCATGAAGTCGGCCTCCTGAACGCCATTATTCCCGAAGAGTACGGGGGCATGGGCCTCAAGATGCTGGACGAGGTCATTGTGGGCGAGGAGCTGGCCTACGCCTGCATGGACATCTACACCATCCCCATGGCCAGCGACCTGGGCATCACCCCCGTCCTCCTGGCGGGCAGTGAGGAGCAGAAGGCGCGCTTTCTTAGGCCCCTCACGGAGAAGCCCGCCCTGGCCGCCTTCGCCCTAAGCGAGCCCGGCAACGGCTCCGACGCCGCCGCCCTCAAGACCAGGGCCGTGCGCCAGGGGGACCACTACGTGCTGAACGGCACCAAGATGTGGATCTCCAATGGCGGTGAGGCCGAGTGGGTGGTGGTCTTCGCCACCCTAAACCCCGAGCTCCGCCACAAGGGCGTGGTGGCGCTGGTGGTGGAAAAGGGCACCCCCGGCTTCCGGGCGGTCAAGATCCACGGCAAGATGGGCCAGCGGGCCTCGGGTACCTACGAGCTCGTCTTTGAGGACGTGAAGGTGCCCGTGGAAAACCGCCTGGGCGAGGAAGGGGAGGGCTTCAAGATCGCCATGCAGACCCTCAACAAGACCCGCATCCCCGTGGCGGCGGGGAGCGTGGGGGTGGCGCGGCGCGCCCTGGACGAGGCCAAAAAGTACGCCAAGGAGCGGGAGGCCTTTGGCAGGCCCATCGCCGAGTTCCAGGCCATCCAGTTCAAGCTGGCCGACATGCTGATGGGCATAGAGACCGCCCGGGCCTACACCTACTACGCCGCCTGGCTGGCGGACCAGGGTCTGCCCCACGCCCACGCCAGCGCCATCGCCAAGGCCTACGCCTCAGAGGTGGCCTTTGAGGCCGCCAACCAGGCCATCCAGATCCACGGGGGCTACGGCTATGTGCGGGAGTTCCCCGTGGAGAAGCTCCTCCGCGACGTGAAGCTCAACCAGATCTACGAGGGCACCAACGAGATCCAGAGGCTCATCATCGCCAGGCACGTGCTTTCGGAGTAA
- a CDS encoding PLP-dependent transferase, with amino-acid sequence MEYETLAVHAGLPEDPHGALGLPIYAVAAYGFKTLEEGAERFATGEGYVYARQKDPTARALEERLKALEGADYAVALASGQAATFAALLALLRQGDEVVAARGLFGQTIGLFGQVLGLMGVRVRYVDPEPDRVREALSPSTRAIFVETLANPALYIPDLEGLASLAEEKGVALIVDNTFGAAGALCRPLRWGAHVVVQSLTKWASGHGSVLGGAVLSRDTALWARYPQFLEKDPRGQVPWEALGGRCYPERVRTLGLSLLGMALSPFHAYLLFQGLETVALRVARMSETAHFLAERLQGHPKVKALRYPGLEGDPAHGRARKYLSAFGPMLTLDLGSQEAASRFLRAIPLPKAANLGDARTLLVHPWTTTHSRLPEEGRLQAGVTPGLVRVSVGLEAPEDLLGMFREALEVV; translated from the coding sequence ATGGAGTACGAGACCCTGGCGGTGCACGCCGGCCTCCCCGAGGACCCCCATGGGGCCTTGGGGCTTCCCATCTACGCCGTGGCCGCCTACGGCTTCAAGACCCTGGAGGAGGGGGCGGAGCGCTTCGCCACTGGGGAAGGTTACGTCTACGCCAGGCAGAAGGACCCCACGGCCAGGGCCCTGGAGGAAAGGCTCAAGGCCCTGGAAGGGGCGGATTACGCCGTGGCCTTGGCCAGCGGCCAGGCGGCCACCTTCGCCGCCCTTTTGGCCCTCCTGCGCCAGGGGGACGAGGTGGTGGCGGCGAGGGGGCTTTTCGGCCAGACCATCGGGCTTTTCGGCCAGGTCCTGGGCCTCATGGGGGTGCGGGTTCGGTACGTGGACCCCGAGCCCGACCGGGTGCGGGAGGCCCTTAGCCCCAGCACCCGGGCCATCTTCGTGGAGACCCTGGCCAACCCCGCCCTTTACATCCCGGACCTCGAGGGCCTGGCCTCCTTGGCCGAGGAGAAGGGGGTGGCCCTCATCGTGGACAACACCTTCGGGGCGGCGGGGGCGCTTTGCCGGCCCCTCAGGTGGGGGGCGCACGTGGTGGTGCAAAGCCTCACCAAGTGGGCCAGCGGCCACGGCTCGGTCCTGGGCGGGGCCGTCCTCTCCCGGGACACGGCGCTCTGGGCCCGCTACCCCCAGTTCCTGGAGAAGGACCCCCGGGGCCAGGTGCCCTGGGAGGCCCTGGGAGGGCGGTGCTACCCCGAGCGGGTCCGTACCCTGGGCCTTTCCCTCCTGGGCATGGCCCTTTCCCCCTTCCACGCCTACCTCCTCTTCCAGGGCCTGGAGACCGTGGCCCTGAGGGTGGCGCGGATGAGCGAGACCGCCCACTTCCTCGCCGAGCGCCTCCAGGGCCACCCCAAGGTGAAGGCCCTCCGCTACCCGGGGCTAGAGGGGGACCCCGCCCACGGGCGGGCTCGGAAGTACCTGAGCGCCTTCGGGCCCATGCTCACCCTGGACCTGGGGAGCCAGGAGGCGGCGAGCCGCTTCCTTAGGGCCATCCCCCTGCCCAAGGCCGCCAACCTGGGGGACGCCCGCACCCTCCTTGTGCACCCCTGGACCACCACCCACAGCCGCCTCCCCGAGGAGGGGAGGCTCCAGGCGGGGGTGACGCCCGGTCTGGTGCGGGTTTCCGTGGGCCTCGAGGCCCCGGAGGACCTCCTGGGGATGTTCCGGGAGGCCCTTGAGGTTGTATAG
- a CDS encoding aminopeptidase, whose product MDAFTENLNKLAELAIRVGLNLEEGQEIVATAPIEAVDFVRLLAEKAYENGASLFTVLYGDNLIARKRLALVPEAHLDRAPAWLYEGMAKAFHEGAARLAVSGNDPKALEGLPPERVGRAQQAQSRAYRPTLSAITEFVTNWTIVPFAHPGWAKAVFPGLPEEEAVQRLWQAIFQATRVDQEDPVAAWEAHNRVLHAKVAFLNEKRFHALHFQGPGTDLTVGLAEGHLWQGGATPTKKGRLCNPNLPTEEVFTAPHRERVEGVVRASRPLALSGQLVEGLWARFEGGVAVEVGAEKGEEVLKKLLDTDEGARRLGEVALVPADNPIAKTGLVFFDTLFDENAASHIAFGQAYAENLEGRPSGEEFRRRGGNESMVHVDWMIGSEEVDVDGLLEDGTRVPLMRRGRWVI is encoded by the coding sequence GTGGACGCCTTCACGGAAAACCTCAACAAGCTGGCCGAGCTGGCCATCAGGGTTGGGCTCAACCTGGAAGAGGGCCAGGAGATCGTGGCCACCGCCCCCATAGAGGCGGTGGACTTCGTGCGCCTCCTGGCGGAAAAGGCCTACGAGAATGGGGCAAGCCTCTTCACCGTTCTTTATGGGGATAACCTCATCGCCAGGAAGCGCCTGGCCCTGGTGCCGGAGGCCCACCTGGACAGGGCCCCCGCCTGGCTGTACGAGGGCATGGCCAAGGCCTTTCACGAGGGCGCGGCCCGCCTGGCGGTGAGCGGCAACGACCCCAAGGCCCTGGAGGGCCTTCCCCCTGAGCGGGTGGGCCGGGCCCAGCAGGCCCAGAGCCGGGCCTACAGGCCCACCCTCTCCGCCATCACCGAGTTCGTCACCAACTGGACCATCGTCCCCTTCGCCCATCCGGGCTGGGCCAAAGCCGTCTTCCCCGGCCTCCCGGAGGAGGAGGCGGTGCAGAGGCTCTGGCAGGCCATCTTCCAGGCCACCCGGGTGGACCAGGAGGACCCCGTGGCCGCTTGGGAAGCCCACAACCGGGTGCTCCACGCCAAGGTGGCCTTCTTGAACGAAAAGCGCTTCCACGCCCTCCACTTCCAGGGGCCCGGCACGGACCTCACCGTGGGCCTGGCCGAGGGGCACCTCTGGCAGGGTGGGGCCACCCCCACCAAGAAGGGGCGGCTTTGCAACCCCAACCTGCCCACGGAGGAGGTCTTCACCGCCCCCCACCGGGAGCGGGTGGAGGGGGTGGTGCGCGCCAGCCGCCCCCTGGCCCTCTCCGGCCAGCTGGTGGAAGGCCTTTGGGCCCGGTTTGAAGGGGGCGTGGCCGTGGAGGTGGGCGCCGAGAAGGGGGAAGAAGTCCTCAAGAAGCTCCTGGACACCGACGAGGGAGCGAGGCGCCTGGGGGAGGTGGCCCTGGTACCCGCAGACAACCCCATCGCCAAGACCGGCCTCGTCTTCTTTGACACCCTCTTTGACGAGAACGCCGCCAGCCACATCGCCTTCGGCCAGGCCTACGCCGAGAACCTGGAAGGCCGCCCCAGCGGGGAGGAGTTCCGGCGCCGGGGCGGCAACGAGAGCATGGTCCACGTGGACTGGATGATCGGCTCCGAGGAGGTGGACGTGGACGGCCTCCTCGAGGACGGCACCCGCGTCCCCCTCATGCGGCGGGGGCGTTGGGTGATCTAA
- the polX gene encoding DNA polymerase/3'-5' exonuclease PolX — MRNQELARVFEEIGLMSEFLGDNPFRVRAYYQAARTLYDLDTPIEEIAKKGKEALLELPGIGPDLADKILEFLATGRVKKHEELSGKVPRGVLEVMEVPGVGPKTARGLYEALGIDSLEKLKEALERGDLLRLKGFGAKKAERIKEGLLLAQAAGKRRPLGAVLSLARNLLEQIRALPGVKKAELCGSARRYKDTVGDLDYLVASLEPEKVVAGFVALPGVKEVYAKGRERATVFLKNGLQVDLRVVPEESYGAGLQYLTGSKEHSIRLRALAQGMGLKLSEYGVFRGEERIAGETEEGVYAALGLPFIPPPLREDHGEIEAAQRGALPRLLELSQVKGDLQVHSTYSDGQNTLEELWQAARELGYEYLAVTDHSPAVRVAGGPSAEEALKRIEAIRRFNEAHGPPYLLAGAEVDIRPDGSLDYPDWVLRELDIVLVSIHSQFKLPKADQTRRILKALENPFVHVLAHPTARLIGRRPPIEADWEAIFQKALERGVAVEIDGYYDRMDLPDDLARMAYGMGLWVSLSTDAHQLDHLRFMELAVGTAKRAWIGPERVLNTLSYRELTAWLKARRGA; from the coding sequence ATGAGAAACCAGGAGCTGGCCCGGGTCTTTGAGGAGATCGGGCTCATGAGCGAGTTTCTGGGGGACAACCCCTTCCGGGTCCGGGCCTACTACCAGGCCGCCCGCACCCTCTACGACCTGGACACCCCCATAGAGGAGATCGCCAAGAAGGGCAAGGAGGCCCTCTTGGAGCTTCCCGGCATCGGCCCCGACCTGGCCGACAAGATCCTGGAGTTCCTCGCCACGGGCCGGGTGAAGAAGCACGAGGAGCTGAGCGGGAAGGTGCCGAGGGGGGTCCTCGAGGTCATGGAGGTCCCGGGGGTGGGGCCCAAGACCGCCCGAGGGCTCTACGAGGCCTTGGGCATAGACTCCCTGGAGAAGCTCAAGGAGGCCCTGGAGAGGGGGGACCTCCTTAGGCTCAAGGGCTTCGGGGCCAAGAAGGCCGAGCGCATCAAGGAGGGCCTCCTCCTGGCCCAGGCGGCGGGCAAGCGGCGGCCTTTGGGGGCGGTGCTCTCCCTGGCGCGAAACCTCCTGGAACAGATCCGGGCCCTCCCCGGGGTGAAAAAGGCGGAGCTCTGCGGCTCCGCTCGCCGCTACAAGGACACCGTGGGGGACCTGGACTACCTGGTGGCGAGCCTCGAGCCGGAGAAGGTGGTGGCGGGCTTCGTGGCCCTGCCCGGGGTGAAGGAGGTCTACGCCAAGGGCAGGGAGCGGGCCACGGTCTTTCTAAAAAACGGCCTCCAGGTGGACCTCCGGGTGGTGCCGGAGGAGAGCTACGGGGCGGGCCTCCAGTACCTCACGGGCAGCAAGGAGCACTCTATCCGCCTCCGGGCCCTGGCCCAGGGGATGGGCCTGAAGCTTTCCGAGTACGGGGTCTTCCGGGGCGAGGAGCGGATCGCCGGCGAGACCGAGGAGGGGGTCTACGCCGCCCTGGGCCTGCCCTTCATCCCCCCGCCTTTGAGGGAGGACCACGGGGAGATTGAGGCGGCCCAGAGGGGGGCCCTTCCCCGGCTTCTGGAGCTTTCCCAGGTAAAGGGGGACCTCCAGGTCCACTCCACCTACTCCGACGGCCAGAACACCCTGGAGGAGCTCTGGCAGGCGGCCAGGGAGCTGGGCTACGAGTACCTGGCCGTCACCGACCACTCCCCGGCGGTGCGGGTGGCGGGGGGGCCCTCGGCGGAGGAGGCGTTAAAGCGGATAGAGGCCATCCGCCGCTTCAACGAGGCCCACGGCCCCCCCTACCTCCTGGCGGGGGCCGAGGTGGACATCCGGCCCGACGGCTCCCTGGACTACCCGGACTGGGTCCTGCGTGAGCTAGACATCGTCCTCGTTTCCATCCACTCCCAGTTCAAGCTCCCCAAGGCCGACCAGACCCGGCGCATTCTCAAGGCCCTGGAGAACCCCTTTGTCCACGTCCTGGCCCACCCCACCGCCAGGCTCATCGGCCGCAGGCCCCCCATAGAGGCGGACTGGGAGGCCATCTTCCAGAAGGCCCTGGAGCGGGGGGTGGCGGTGGAGATTGACGGCTACTACGACCGCATGGACCTGCCCGACGATCTGGCCCGCATGGCCTATGGGATGGGCCTATGGGTGAGCCTCTCCACCGACGCCCACCAGCTGGACCACCTCCGCTTCATGGAGCTGGCCGTGGGGACCGCCAAGCGGGCCTGGATCGGCCCGGAAAGGGTCCTGAACACGCTCTCCTACCGGGAGCTTACGGCCTGGCTCAAAGCCCGGCGAGGCGCCTAG
- a CDS encoding uracil-DNA glycosylase, translated as MLEAVDLESFARELIQCRLCPRLVAWREGVAGKRRAFREEAYWARPVPGSGDPRARILLFGLAPGAHGANRTGRPFTGDASGAFLYPLLYQAGLASKPESLPGDDLRLHGVYLTAAVRCAPPDNRPTPEELRTCARWTEVELSLLPELRVFLALGHIAHQALLAHLGLRKRDFPFAHGRVYPLEDGRYLVDSYHVSRQNTQTGRLTREMFLEVLLLARRLAGL; from the coding sequence ATGCTGGAGGCCGTGGACCTGGAGTCCTTCGCCCGGGAGCTTATCCAGTGCCGCCTCTGCCCCAGGCTCGTGGCCTGGCGGGAAGGGGTGGCGGGGAAGAGGCGGGCCTTTCGGGAAGAGGCCTACTGGGCGAGGCCCGTGCCCGGCTCCGGGGACCCTAGGGCCAGGATCCTCCTCTTCGGCCTGGCTCCCGGGGCCCACGGCGCCAACCGCACCGGCCGCCCCTTCACCGGGGACGCCTCCGGAGCTTTCCTCTACCCGCTTCTTTACCAGGCCGGCCTCGCCAGCAAGCCCGAAAGCCTCCCCGGGGACGACCTGAGGCTCCATGGGGTCTACCTCACGGCCGCGGTGCGGTGCGCGCCGCCCGACAACCGGCCCACCCCCGAAGAGCTCCGGACCTGCGCCCGCTGGACGGAAGTGGAGCTTTCCCTCCTCCCTGAGCTTAGGGTCTTCCTGGCCCTGGGCCACATCGCCCACCAGGCCCTCCTCGCCCACTTGGGCCTCAGGAAGCGGGACTTCCCCTTCGCCCACGGCCGGGTCTACCCCCTGGAAGACGGGCGCTACCTGGTGGACAGCTACCACGTCTCCCGGCAGAACACCCAGACGGGGCGGCTAACCCGGGAGATGTTCCTCGAGGTCCTCCTCCTGGCTAGGCGCCTCGCCGGGCTTTGA
- a CDS encoding acyl-CoA carboxylase subunit beta — translation MADNARLLLDELLAELEERRRKVLMGGGPERQKKQHEQGKLTARERIDHLLDEGSFVELMPFAEHLETGLMEGLEAPADGVVTGYGTIGGRLVFVFSQDFTVLGGSLGKMHGRKIASLMDLAAKVGAPVIGLNDSAGARIQEGVDSLSGYGEVFYRNAIYSGVIPQISAILGPCAGGAVYSPAMTDFVLMSRRAYMFITGPEVIKSVTKEEVSFEALGGADVHMEKSGVAHLEGEDDREVLDLIKKLLSYLPQSSRERPPVLEPQDDPHRPVPEVLDIVHPDAKRPYNMHALIRAILDGGEFLEIQPRFARNIIVGLGRLGGYPVGVIANNPRFMAGALDINASDKAARFIRTMDAFGIPLLTFVDVTGFLPGVAQEHGGIIRHGAKMLFAYAEATVPKITLIVRKAYGGAYLAMNSKDMGADVVLAWPTAAVAVMGAEGAANIVFRREIQTSPNPEETRRKKIEEYRRAFDNPWVAAGRGYIDDVIDPAETRRLLYRHLRMLWEKKEERPWKRHDNIPL, via the coding sequence ATGGCCGATAACGCCAGGCTTCTCTTGGACGAGCTTCTGGCCGAACTGGAGGAAAGGCGGCGGAAGGTGCTCATGGGGGGCGGCCCGGAGCGCCAGAAGAAGCAGCACGAGCAGGGCAAGCTGACCGCCCGGGAGCGAATAGACCACCTCCTGGACGAGGGAAGCTTCGTGGAGCTTATGCCCTTCGCCGAGCACCTGGAGACTGGGCTCATGGAGGGCCTCGAGGCCCCCGCCGACGGCGTGGTCACCGGCTACGGCACCATCGGCGGCCGGTTGGTCTTCGTCTTCAGCCAGGACTTCACCGTCCTCGGGGGCTCCCTGGGCAAGATGCACGGCCGCAAGATCGCCAGCCTCATGGACCTGGCGGCCAAGGTGGGGGCCCCGGTCATCGGCCTCAACGACTCCGCCGGGGCCCGGATCCAGGAGGGGGTAGACAGCCTCTCCGGCTACGGGGAGGTCTTCTACCGCAACGCCATCTACTCCGGGGTCATCCCCCAGATCTCCGCCATCCTGGGCCCTTGCGCCGGCGGCGCCGTCTACAGCCCCGCCATGACCGACTTCGTCCTCATGAGCCGCCGGGCCTACATGTTCATCACCGGCCCCGAGGTCATCAAAAGCGTCACCAAGGAGGAGGTGAGCTTTGAGGCCCTAGGTGGGGCCGACGTCCACATGGAAAAAAGCGGCGTGGCCCACCTGGAGGGCGAGGACGACCGGGAGGTCCTGGACCTCATCAAAAAGCTCCTCAGCTACCTGCCCCAAAGTAGCCGGGAGAGGCCCCCCGTCCTGGAGCCCCAGGACGACCCCCACCGCCCGGTGCCCGAGGTCCTGGACATCGTCCACCCCGACGCCAAGAGGCCCTACAACATGCACGCCCTCATACGGGCCATCCTGGACGGGGGCGAGTTCCTGGAGATTCAGCCCCGCTTCGCCCGCAACATCATCGTGGGCCTGGGGCGGCTCGGGGGCTACCCCGTGGGGGTCATCGCCAACAACCCCCGCTTCATGGCCGGGGCCCTGGACATCAACGCCTCGGACAAGGCGGCCCGCTTCATCCGCACCATGGACGCCTTTGGCATCCCCCTCCTCACCTTCGTGGACGTGACCGGCTTCCTGCCCGGCGTGGCCCAGGAGCACGGGGGCATCATCCGCCACGGGGCCAAGATGCTCTTCGCCTACGCCGAGGCCACGGTGCCCAAGATCACCCTCATCGTGCGCAAGGCCTATGGGGGGGCCTACCTGGCCATGAACTCCAAGGACATGGGGGCCGACGTGGTCCTGGCCTGGCCCACGGCGGCGGTGGCCGTCATGGGGGCGGAAGGAGCGGCCAACATCGTCTTCCGCCGGGAGATCCAGACCTCGCCAAACCCCGAGGAGACCCGCAGGAAGAAGATTGAGGAGTACCGCAGGGCTTTTGATAACCCCTGGGTGGCCGCGGGCCGGGGCTACATTGACGACGTGATTGACCCCGCCGAGACCCGCCGCCTCCTCTACCGCCACCTAAGGATGCTCTGGGAGAAGAAGGAAGAGCGCCCCTGGAAGAGGCACGACAACATCCCCCTGTAG
- a CDS encoding electron transfer flavoprotein subunit alpha/FixB family protein translates to MVLVVLDHDGNKLRKGTLEALTRARRLAEGLGEKVAGVLLAEEGAPLEEARKYVDILYTATLGPYTAERWAAGVLAAAKEGAKAVVVPSSRQSRTYLGRVAYALKAGLLEDTLDSSLEGGEVHATRYAYLNRVTQRVKAPLPVVLTVKPNTTPLAEPLGTSAEVVPLSVPQVPTVEVLERVAEEKKGVSLTEANVVVTGGRGMGGPEAFKLVEELAALLGGAVGATRAVVDAGWRPYGEQVGQTGKTVQPALYIALGVSGAVQHLAGMNKSKYIVAVNKDPEAPIFKHADYGIVGDVHHVLPALIEAVKKLKD, encoded by the coding sequence ATGGTTCTGGTAGTCCTGGACCACGACGGCAACAAACTGCGCAAGGGAACCCTCGAGGCCCTGACCCGGGCCCGGAGGCTGGCCGAGGGCCTAGGGGAGAAGGTGGCCGGGGTGCTCCTGGCCGAGGAAGGGGCGCCTTTAGAGGAGGCCAGGAAATACGTGGACATCCTCTACACCGCCACCCTGGGCCCCTACACCGCCGAGCGGTGGGCGGCCGGCGTGCTGGCGGCGGCCAAGGAGGGGGCCAAGGCGGTGGTGGTCCCCTCCAGCCGGCAGAGCCGCACCTACCTGGGCCGGGTGGCCTACGCCCTGAAGGCGGGGCTTCTGGAGGACACCCTGGACTCCTCCCTGGAGGGGGGCGAGGTCCACGCCACCCGCTACGCCTACCTGAACCGGGTCACGCAAAGGGTGAAGGCCCCCCTCCCCGTGGTCCTCACGGTGAAGCCCAACACCACGCCCCTGGCCGAGCCCCTGGGGACCTCGGCGGAGGTGGTGCCCCTATCGGTGCCCCAGGTGCCCACCGTGGAGGTGCTGGAAAGGGTAGCGGAGGAGAAGAAGGGGGTCTCCCTCACCGAGGCCAACGTGGTGGTCACTGGCGGCCGGGGCATGGGCGGCCCCGAGGCCTTCAAGCTGGTGGAGGAGCTGGCCGCCCTCCTGGGCGGGGCCGTGGGGGCCACCCGGGCCGTGGTGGACGCCGGCTGGCGGCCCTACGGCGAGCAGGTGGGCCAGACGGGGAAGACGGTCCAGCCCGCCCTCTACATCGCCCTGGGGGTCTCCGGAGCGGTGCAGCACCTGGCGGGGATGAACAAGAGCAAGTACATCGTGGCCGTCAACAAGGACCCCGAGGCCCCCATCTTCAAGCACGCCGACTACGGCATCGTGGGGGACGTGCACCATGTCCTCCCCGCCCTCATTGAGGCGGTGAAGAAGCTCAAAGACTAA